The following coding sequences are from one Carnobacterium inhibens subsp. inhibens DSM 13024 window:
- a CDS encoding glycine zipper family protein, which translates to MSNNDNNEGKGNFIGLGLIFGTAFGIILGMIFDKLLFGITIGPSLGLTLGIILDSNKK; encoded by the coding sequence ATGTCCAACAATGATAACAATGAAGGTAAGGGAAATTTCATAGGTCTAGGACTAATATTTGGTACAGCATTTGGGATAATACTAGGAATGATATTTGATAAATTACTTTTTGGAATAACTATTGGACCAAGTTTAGGACTTACTCTAGGTATAATACTGGATTCTAATAAAAAGTAG
- a CDS encoding tyrosine-type recombinase/integrase, protein MPYNVQPLRTQQEINDFLFCLRRNQNAERDVFLFLIGINSGLRMSDIVKLKKQDILTPKNPRIVEQKTGKTRILYLGSLQDLIQEYTKALGPADYLFPSSKGGHLEVNTVYQMFQKVAKLLGRDDIGTHTLRKTFGYHYYKKTKDVATLMEIFGHSSEKITKRYIGINEDEISETLLNFRLGF, encoded by the coding sequence ATGCCTTACAACGTCCAACCCCTCCGTACTCAGCAAGAAATAAACGACTTTTTATTCTGTTTAAGACGGAATCAGAACGCCGAACGGGATGTTTTTCTGTTTTTGATCGGCATTAATAGTGGGTTACGCATGTCCGACATCGTTAAATTGAAGAAACAGGACATTTTAACGCCAAAAAATCCCCGCATTGTGGAACAAAAGACGGGGAAAACACGTATATTGTATTTAGGAAGCTTGCAAGATCTCATTCAGGAGTATACTAAAGCCCTGGGACCGGCCGATTATCTCTTCCCCAGCAGCAAAGGGGGCCATTTAGAAGTGAATACGGTCTATCAAATGTTTCAGAAGGTCGCCAAGCTCTTGGGGAGAGATGATATTGGGACGCACACGCTTCGTAAGACGTTCGGCTACCACTATTACAAGAAAACCAAAGACGTGGCCACACTGATGGAAATATTTGGACATAGCAGCGAGAAAATCACTAAACGTTACATTGGGATCAATGAGGATGAAATAAGTGAAACCTTGTTGAACTTTAGACTAGGCTTTTAA
- a CDS encoding acyl-CoA thioester hydrolase/BAAT C-terminal domain-containing protein, with protein MEVKITKVNSNKIQGYRFFPETSTNDSTVITFGGSEGSCWFNMGFEIAQKGYNVLSLYYYGKPNLPHSLNKIDISFFDEIIFYIKENINPSSSITIVGASRGAELALLLATQYKQVSNVVLFSPSAFIFSGTDKSSAWTIDGEELPHITFSFRTVAQRLFNRKLPLVNSFRSELKHSKNYKKSKLDVSKFTGNILMFAGVEDLTWPSTDMGKIIESDSISAASTELHTFENAGHTFSNVHYDGGDSDGNLYAFYTSQKILQKKLKIWSGN; from the coding sequence ATGGAAGTTAAAATTACAAAAGTCAATTCAAATAAAATCCAAGGGTATCGTTTTTTTCCTGAAACAAGTACAAATGATTCGACAGTCATTACTTTTGGTGGATCCGAAGGGAGCTGTTGGTTTAATATGGGATTTGAGATTGCACAAAAAGGGTACAACGTACTATCTTTATATTACTATGGCAAACCCAATCTACCTCATTCTTTAAATAAAATAGACATTAGTTTTTTCGATGAAATTATATTTTACATAAAAGAAAATATCAACCCATCGAGCTCGATTACTATTGTAGGTGCATCCAGAGGGGCTGAATTGGCTCTGCTTTTAGCCACTCAATATAAACAAGTATCAAATGTAGTATTGTTTTCACCATCAGCATTTATATTTTCTGGAACAGATAAATCTTCTGCTTGGACAATAGACGGGGAAGAATTGCCTCATATTACATTTTCTTTTCGAACTGTTGCTCAAAGACTGTTCAATAGAAAATTACCATTAGTAAACTCATTTCGTTCAGAATTGAAACACAGTAAGAATTATAAAAAATCTAAATTAGATGTATCAAAATTCACAGGAAATATATTGATGTTTGCAGGAGTTGAAGATTTAACGTGGCCTAGTACAGATATGGGTAAAATAATTGAATCAGACTCAATTTCAGCGGCAAGCACTGAGCTTCATACATTTGAAAATGCCGGACATACCTTTTCCAATGTACATTATGATGGGGGAGATAGTGACGGTAATTTGTATGCTTTTTATACGAGTCAAAAAATACTACAAAAGAAATTGAAAATATGGTCTGGAAACTGA
- a CDS encoding GNAT family N-acetyltransferase produces MRKENSMNIIRLSSSIKKERQELNNIFEEARPYFNQVEGRDPLPPLIDIQTIIPSIPKELTKCLSIYYLDQLIGYLWVWEESKTNIYILHLYIREKHRKLGLGKLAIQTLDKQYLDKGFLTSELLVSGSNYLGLKFWLSVGFNKLLYVEAPEENGPTSSVEIELQKDLKIHNLKYQKMKK; encoded by the coding sequence ATGAGAAAGGAAAACAGTATGAATATAATCAGACTTTCTAGTTCAATAAAAAAAGAACGGCAAGAACTAAATAATATTTTTGAAGAAGCCAGGCCTTATTTTAATCAGGTAGAGGGTAGAGACCCTTTACCGCCTTTGATAGATATCCAAACAATAATTCCAAGTATTCCAAAAGAGTTAACAAAATGCTTGAGCATTTATTATTTGGATCAATTAATTGGCTATCTGTGGGTATGGGAAGAGTCAAAAACTAATATCTATATTTTACACCTGTATATTAGGGAAAAACATAGAAAGCTCGGTTTAGGAAAATTAGCTATTCAAACATTAGATAAACAATATTTGGATAAAGGTTTTTTAACGTCTGAATTACTAGTTTCTGGTTCAAATTATTTGGGTTTGAAATTTTGGCTTTCTGTAGGATTTAATAAACTTTTATATGTAGAAGCTCCTGAAGAAAATGGACCAACGAGCTCTGTTGAAATAGAGCTCCAAAAGGATTTGAAGATACATAATTTAAAATATCAAAAAATGAAAAAATAA